Proteins found in one Rhodothermales bacterium genomic segment:
- a CDS encoding SPOR domain-containing protein: MADALVTQLARALNLSPDAARHTLNHLVAALREQIDATGSAAVPGLGTFRLDDDDRLAFDPEDALARAVNHRYAGLRPIAASRSVSRPAEPEPADPFETAVPSAPAESEPDEFEDAPAAEFQPIEAFIEPDTAEAEGAETDDAEMETAPLDEAETEATDVEETEPDVAEPTAFEDQPLAEEPFADEPVLEEEPIGEEEPVAEASFTAEEEDEDSEVDEVLAGTWGTTSALPEEDAPHSVAPDELAEEADHSVFEPEHAAEPEDTAEAEGDEAFEYEGVASDDLEVVPDDLDREAADAEASPEFDDAERDAEATADWPLGYDKVAEPEAVEADDDDLLAADEARDDDPLVDDTAALNAAEAPPVTEIESEPHDEPAPEPTVAPAVAATGAASRPPVAPEHKSNMRVLGGIAVVLLLALVGLLWALNREPAAPVVAERPPVPADTVAALPPPVDTAAVAVDTAAVATPEPAAPAPSADPLRSSEGIDRADGGFSWIVASEFSREPAERRVAAFREQGFRADVIAEEAAGRTRYRVALGQFTSIDEADRFRSDLPAGVPADTWLLRL, encoded by the coding sequence ATGGCCGATGCCCTCGTTACGCAACTCGCCCGCGCGCTGAACCTCTCGCCGGACGCCGCGCGCCACACCCTCAACCACCTCGTCGCCGCCCTCCGCGAGCAGATCGACGCGACGGGGAGCGCCGCCGTCCCCGGCCTCGGCACGTTCCGGCTCGACGACGATGACCGGCTCGCCTTCGACCCCGAGGACGCGCTCGCCCGCGCCGTGAACCACCGCTACGCCGGGCTCCGTCCGATCGCGGCGAGCCGCAGCGTCTCGAGACCCGCCGAACCCGAGCCCGCCGATCCATTCGAGACGGCAGTCCCCTCGGCACCAGCAGAGTCCGAACCGGACGAGTTCGAGGACGCGCCCGCCGCCGAGTTCCAACCGATCGAAGCGTTCATCGAGCCCGACACCGCTGAGGCCGAGGGCGCCGAGACGGACGACGCCGAGATGGAGACGGCCCCGCTCGACGAGGCCGAGACCGAAGCGACGGACGTCGAGGAGACGGAGCCCGACGTCGCTGAGCCCACGGCGTTTGAGGACCAACCCCTCGCAGAGGAGCCCTTCGCGGACGAACCCGTCCTCGAAGAAGAGCCCATCGGAGAAGAAGAACCCGTCGCGGAGGCTTCGTTTACTGCGGAGGAAGAGGACGAAGACAGCGAGGTGGACGAGGTACTCGCCGGTACGTGGGGGACGACCTCGGCGCTGCCGGAGGAAGATGCCCCCCACAGCGTGGCCCCAGACGAGCTCGCAGAGGAAGCCGACCACTCCGTCTTCGAGCCGGAACATGCTGCCGAGCCGGAGGACACCGCCGAAGCGGAGGGCGACGAAGCGTTCGAATACGAAGGTGTGGCGTCCGATGACCTTGAGGTGGTGCCCGATGACCTCGACCGGGAAGCGGCCGACGCGGAAGCATCGCCCGAGTTCGACGACGCGGAGCGCGACGCCGAAGCGACGGCCGATTGGCCCCTCGGCTACGACAAGGTCGCCGAGCCGGAGGCCGTCGAAGCCGACGACGACGACCTGCTTGCCGCGGACGAAGCCAGGGACGACGACCCTCTCGTCGACGACACCGCGGCGCTCAACGCCGCCGAGGCGCCGCCCGTCACGGAAATCGAGTCCGAGCCGCATGATGAGCCGGCGCCCGAGCCGACCGTAGCGCCCGCCGTCGCAGCGACCGGTGCCGCCTCACGCCCCCCCGTCGCGCCCGAGCACAAGAGCAACATGCGCGTGCTCGGCGGGATCGCCGTCGTGCTCCTGCTCGCGCTCGTCGGGCTCCTCTGGGCCCTCAACCGCGAGCCGGCCGCACCCGTCGTCGCCGAGCGCCCGCCCGTGCCCGCCGACACCGTCGCCGCTCTGCCCCCGCCCGTGGATACCGCCGCCGTCGCCGTCGACACTGCCGCCGTTGCGACACCCGAGCCTGCTGCGCCCGCCCCATCTGCCGATCCGCTCCGCAGCTCCGAAGGCATCGACCGAGCCGACGGCGGGTTCTCATGGATCGTCGCCTCCGAGTTCTCACGCGAGCCGGCCGAGCGCCGCGTGGCCGCGTTCCGCGAGCAGGGCTTCCGCGCCGACGTGATCGCCGAAGAAGCCGCCGGCCGCACCCGCTACCGCGTCGCCCTCGGCCAGTTCACCTCCATCGACGAAGCCGACCGCTTCCGCTCCGACCTCCCCGCCGGCGTGCCTGCCGACACTTGGCTCCTCCGCCTCTAA
- a CDS encoding MotA/TolQ/ExbB proton channel family protein: MTLALLQEVTTLPVDTLAAVPPPPETTLSLLDILAKGGWVMVPIALLSLLTVYLFVERWLVLRRTRTDPHRFMETVADYVRSGDVNGAVGYCKAHSTPIARILQRGLERLGRPIVEIREAVQAAGKHETYELEKRTDLLASSAAIAPLLGFLGTVLGMISAFQQIQAMQGNVNPSVLASGIWEALVTTAAGLAVGIIALFAYNFLLNRISRSVNEMERVATEFIDLLQTPADARERRRATV; this comes from the coding sequence ATGACGCTCGCTCTCCTCCAAGAGGTCACGACGCTGCCGGTCGATACCCTCGCCGCCGTCCCGCCTCCTCCCGAGACCACGCTCTCGCTCCTCGACATCCTCGCAAAAGGCGGGTGGGTGATGGTCCCCATCGCCCTCCTCTCGCTCCTCACCGTGTACCTCTTCGTCGAGCGCTGGCTCGTGCTGCGGCGGACGCGAACCGACCCGCACCGGTTCATGGAGACCGTCGCCGACTACGTCCGCTCCGGCGACGTGAACGGGGCCGTCGGCTACTGCAAAGCCCATTCGACGCCGATCGCGCGCATCCTCCAACGCGGGCTCGAACGGCTCGGCCGGCCCATCGTCGAGATCCGCGAGGCCGTGCAGGCGGCCGGCAAGCACGAGACGTACGAGCTCGAAAAGCGGACGGACTTGCTCGCCTCGTCGGCCGCGATTGCGCCGCTCCTCGGCTTCCTCGGGACGGTGCTCGGGATGATCTCGGCGTTCCAGCAGATCCAGGCGATGCAGGGGAACGTGAACCCGAGCGTGCTCGCGAGCGGCATCTGGGAAGCGCTCGTGACGACGGCCGCCGGCCTCGCCGTCGGCATCATCGCGCTCTTCGCGTACAACTTCCTGCTCAACCGGATCAGCCGGTCCGTCAACGAGATGGAGCGCGTTGCCACCGAGTTCATCGACCTGCTCCAGACGCCGGCCGACGCCCGCGAGCGCCGCCGCGCGACGGTATAA
- a CDS encoding HU family DNA-binding protein: MLPDTVTDDVLRAFSEAVRERLMRRDPVTVPGLGTFEVHHTPSRAAQDENDRRMLMPPADHIVFEPVPDASHA, from the coding sequence ATGCTGCCCGACACCGTCACCGACGACGTGCTCCGCGCCTTCAGCGAAGCCGTCCGCGAGCGCCTCATGCGCCGCGACCCCGTGACCGTGCCCGGCCTCGGTACGTTCGAGGTCCACCACACGCCCAGCCGCGCCGCACAGGACGAGAACGACCGGCGGATGCTCATGCCCCCCGCCGACCACATCGTTTTCGAACCCGTGCCGGACGCCTCCCACGCCTGA